The following is a genomic window from Onthophagus taurus isolate NC chromosome 1, IU_Otau_3.0, whole genome shotgun sequence.
AAGGATGTCCCAAACTTCGCCAGAACAAACAGCAACAATAACGACATAAAGATAACATTTCCGCGTATTGTCGATCTTCAGAAATCCCATAATTTCTaagtaacaaaataaaattaaatttaaatcaaatcaagtacaaaaaaaatacttttttaaattatgaaataacTCCTTCCAATCATTAGTAtctttcttcaatttcatAGTTTCAATTTGTTGTTGAGTAAAGTGATAATTAGTCAATTCTCTCCAAACTCTTTGTTCATTAACAACAACGGCAATTTCTTCGCACGCCTGAGCGCTGGCAGTTAAATCTCTATGATCAGATAATCTCAAAATAACCTCCCTTATACATTCTTCTGgtaattgtaaaaattgcGGTTTCATTTCCGGATTAGGTTCACAAATTTGCATTCCTCCAGCTAAAGATAAAAtcttatcgattttaatagcGTGTTGATGCCACAACAATTGAGAACCCAAAGGTCCCCCCCAACATGCATTTCTTTCGGCAGCGCTTAAAGCTCTTAATTTGGCGATGAGTCTTCGTAAGCCTCTGGGGTTATGTTGGTTCGCGGTTGCGTAATTCGCTACTTCTTCAAGCATGGCAAGTAAGACCTTTTGGGCGCAACCCGATAAAGCGGTCATTTGTTGACCTACCAAAAGGTCAAGGAGGGCGCAAATATAATTGAATCTTCGAACGTCTTTTACGGCACTTCGAAAATCGAGCTTTTTTACCGCCTCGTCGAGACCATTGAAACCGGCTATCTACTTAAAAGAGGAAgtaagcaaaaaatttttgttatttttttgtattgtgtgtaaatttattttgattcatttatgttacatttaatacaaatcgattattttatctatatttttataacacttCTCTTATCAAACAATACACAAACtcaattatgtaaataaatacttgactcaaaataatttgatcTGAATCATACCTATGTGAGTcagttttcttatttatattgttaaatatttatacaataaatattatacaaAACGTTTATTTAGAGCGACATTCATAGCCAATTTTTCAAGATATTCTATAGATATCATCAACACATGCTaaataatacatataaataaacatCTTGACATGAAGGATATATATATCACTGATAACGTATCTCTtcttaaacattatttaataattgattttgtaGGTCTTTGAAGATGGCTCTTAGCCGAAACTagcaactttattttataacttattatgGTAAGACTGCATGCAAGATGTTGTTAAGGAAACaagataacaatttatttgagGGAATTACTGACGGCTTAATCTTTGTCCACCGGTATAATTTAACATCTTTTCTAAAGTAGTTTTGTAAGGCCCCATCTTGTTACCTTGGTCTTCAAATTAACCTTTTGTGACATTATCTCTAAACTCTCTAAACAACTGGCTAACTTCTCTGAGAGGCTATGATATGTTCGTGACTTAATTTTCTTCAACATAGATGATATGAGTCAAAAACACATTAAACGATGCCGCCTCATACAACGAAGTAATCTAAACCTTGATTTCACGAGCTCGGAGCTAAGGAAATATAGAAGCAGTTGTAACCACAAAAAGGCAAAATGCAGAtcgttcaaacatgtctcatgGTATAAGACGCCCGCATTCAAAAGGTATAACGGAATAGTGCGTGAAATCTGTAAGTACACTCCAAAGAAACGCAGGTCTACAATTCAATCCAGATCAATCCATGTGCTGAGGAATATCTGTGTCGTATGCGATGTCCAAATTTCGTGGGAGTGATCCATGCCGTTAGAGGATACTTGtagaaacacaaaatttagCCATAccacaaattttgaaaaaactatACGTTTACATATCACATTTCGAGACCAAGTGATTGTCCAAAATCTCTTTT
Proteins encoded in this region:
- the LOC111416334 gene encoding F-box only protein 25; its protein translation is MPFISKDWRSPGEAWVKTQEGWEKKKVLEKMIKQREESSETGEDSDTENTSQPHCRITIKCTREIAGFNGLDEAVKKLDFRSAVKDVRRFNYICALLDLLVGQQMTALSGCAQKVLLAMLEEVANYATANQHNPRGLRRLIAKLRALSAAERNACWGGPLGSQLLWHQHAIKIDKILSLAGGMQICEPNPEMKPQFLQLPEECIREVILRLSDHRDLTASAQACEEIAVVVNEQRVWRELTNYHFTQQQIETMKLKKDTNDWKELFHNLKKNYGISEDRQYAEMLSLCRYCCCLFWRSLGHPCIADQCPEFRARIQEAGGLVPPSPIPPSAFLKFFSL